TTCTGTCAAAGGTCCAGATGATCTGAAAATGTTTTTGTGAGTAATTATGTTTGCTCAAATTGTTTTATGCTTTTTTCATTGTGTGCAgtcccattttaaaaagaagCCTCGACATCACCAAAGGCTCATTAGCAAAATCCGAGAACCTGCTGAGAATTGATGATCATGATTTTACAATGCGGCCCGGCTTCGGAGGTAAAACTTTCATTTCCTTCCCATCTTATTGGGTTTGTTCTTTTAAAAATCTTGAGACTGATTTAATTTTAGGTAGGTAGTAACTTAAAAGCCTTGGTCACAGCAGGAACATGCAGTAAGAAAAAAGGAATTTCTTCATTATGGTGCAGCTGATACTTTAACATGATTTAAATGCCATGATTTACCATTGTAGCTATGAATgataataaatcataaattaataattattaatcggCTTAATCGTTCATTATTAATAGGAGTGTAAATTAGCAGGTCACACCTTGCTACTTAAGCATGAGGTGAAGCCACACACctacaaaaatgaaaaaagaacccAAGTAAAAGATATTTAACCAagatagaacaatactgtggctaaaaagccactaacaaaaaagtgcaaataaataaggtggccaaagtaacaaatgaGAGACATCTGCAGCCCACAACAGAGAAGGTGGATAGAGTAGGGATAGCGCAGAACTGAAAACTGGCTGTCACCATATAACCAGCTGCTCAGGCCGTCTGCAACAACTCAGCTGATTGAAAAAAGGAACGAGTGGGAACCTAACATGGATTTATGGGTAAGGTCCATCCTGAAAAAGGGATGTGGTTCCATTATGAGGTCCAAAACTCTAAGACACCAGGGTGAGTTCTGGCTGGTTGAAGTCACAGGTACAGAGAGCAGTCTGTGACTTTGTATGCagtactgatccctgtgtgaactgTCTTTGTGCAGGTGACTACTACACATgtgtcagagtgtgtgtgtgcagagggTGCAGCCCTTCTTggtcagggtaggggtctgAAGCGGTAGAGGAGatacaattgggtaattggaaatgactaaattgtgaGAAAAAGGAACAAATGCATGAATAGAATTAAAAACTGCaatactgtgaagtgcacttcTGTTTATTGCCCAAACTAATATTGAGAACAAGTAAACATCAGTGCTAGGATCTGATCGCCATGACATCTGGCAGACTGAGTGTGAAAACACAGCCGTctcgtgtttttttttaatgacataACATTTGTGGGATTTGACCGAGCCCTGCCCTTAATTACAGACTACAGCTTAGTGCTTCATTAACCCATCCCTGACTTCACTAATCTTCAGCTCTCTTACGTCAAAGATCCAGAAGCTAGAAAACGTCACGAAGACACATCATTTAAACGTGTCTGCAAAAAAGCTTTATAATTACTTTATAACTTGTGTAATCAACTGTTTAGAACATCCACCATTCTCATCagcagctttatcctggtcagggtcatagtgGGTCCTGATTAGGATAATCCATTGCACAGCTTTGGCCATCCCCCTGTCCCCAGCCACATCCAATCATATTTGGCTGTGACCAAAACTCTGCAATGCCCTGTTTATGGTTTGCCTGCCTtaaacccagtgtttccagctgGAACAGGACCCGCCACGACCCCGATCaggataaataaaatgaaataaaacagccagtaagtttttttttaaaacatgtatataTTTCCAGTGTACAATGTGCTTTTAATGGCTTCATTACCTTCTCATGCGTCTTGGTGTCTTTAAAGGTCCTGCTATTCCGGTGGGTGTGGATGTCCAGGTTGAAAGTCTGGACACCATCTCTGAAGTGGATATGGTAGGagattttttgcttttattgATCACGAAAAGTCATCCATTAATAGATGGTCATTTTTAAAGCATGCCAGTAGTTAGCTTGTTGGTCTTCTGTGCTCCAGAACTTTCTATTACAATATAGCCAGGTGTACATGTGTAAAACCTCTCCACTGTAAGGTATTTAAAGTCCCACAGTTTGAATACCCAGTTCTAAAATTTTCAAGCTTTATTGCAGCTATTGCACCTATTCTCATCTCTGTAGCTTTGTTTGTAATTCACGCTAGCCCATTACCAccgggatccagggtttaaaatacagtacaagcatGCTTATtgaaataattttatataataatgtttttatttctcagGATTTTACTATGACCCTTTACCTGAGGCATTACTGGAAAGATGAGCGCCTGTCCTTCCCCAGCAACACTAACCACAGCATGACCTTCGATAGCCGGCTGGTGAAGAAGATCTGGGTGCCCGACATGTTCTTTGTTCACTCAAAACGCTCCTTTATTCATGACACCACCACAGATAATGTCATGCTGAGGGTCTATCCTGACGGCAAAGTTCTCTATAGTGTGAGGTAAGCAAATGCAGCTTTGGTGCTGAAATGATTACTGAACTGCATCAACATTTCATAACAGATTTCAACCAGTGACCTTGCAAATTAGGGCCAGTAGCAGGTCCAGtctgtagatgcctggctggctgatagcaatGCTGGGGAGGGGGTAATGGGCTGTAGCTGTGCTGTCAATCGAAACCAAGTGGCAGATGTTGGAAATGAATTGGAAATAACATAAATTTAACCaacagcattaatcaaacactgactttttttttcttcgacaaacctctacactcactgtgatTTTTGGCTGTATGAACCACTACAGattgtatttgttttgtttcattAAGTTCATCCGGTATGTCAGGACAGACTTtattatacagtttaagcaTAGATCAAGACACAAAATGTTACTCTTAATAATTATGggaattattattttcataataatttgtatttttagtgtatcttAAATTTCTACTGGTCAATGTACCTCGTTTTTCTACTACTAAATTAGAATACTAATACACTTAAAAGACTGTTAAATATTTGATTGATGtgagcactgtgtgtgtgtgtgtgcatgtgcttgTTTTTTTAGGGTCACAGTCACAGCTATGTGTAACATGGACCTGAGCCGCTTCCCTCTCGATACCCAGACTTGCTCACTAGAGATCGAAAGCTGTGAGTAGCAGATTATATTTACAATGAGTCTGTTTCCTAATCAGTCATATACAAAACATATCAACACTACAGCTCTGAGGTTTTTTGTTGGCTGATTGTGGCTTCTTTTGCAGACGCGTACACTGACGATGACCTGATGCTGTACTGGAAGAAAGGAAACGACTCCCTGAAGACAGATGAGAGGATCTCACTCTCTCAGTTCCTCATTCAGGAGTTCCACACCACCACAAGGCTGGCTTTCTACAGCAGCACAGGTAAAGCTTAGCAAGTGCAACATGATCAGTATTCAAGAAGAGCCGGCCCAGTATTTACAcagtaaatacattatatggccagaagtattttgacacctgaccatgagcttgttggtcatCCCATTTGGTATTAATcccaaatggtattaaaagaaAGTGGCTTCTATGTGAgttttttcagctataacaacagcaacTTTTCTAAGACGGTTTCTCACaaaactttgaagtatgtctgtgggaatttcacATAAcgtggatttaaaaataagcatttgtatggctggacactgatgttggtcaagaaagccttatctgatgttccagttcaataCAAAGTTTTTCAGTGGGACTGAGAGGTCAGGcctctgtgcagaacactggagtttctttaaaccaaacttttcctcatgtctttatagagcttgctttatgcacaggggCACTATGGGACAgaaagggcagcacggtggctaagtgggtagcactgtcgcctcacagcaaaaaggtcctgggttcgatccccaggtggggcggtccgggtcctttctgtgtggagtttgcatgttctccccgtgtctgcgtgggtttactccgggtgctccggtttcctcccacagtccaaagacatgcaagtgaggtgaattggagacactaaattgtccatgactgtgttcgatataaccttgttaaCTGATAAATCTCGTGTAACatgtaactactgttcctgtcatgaatgtaaccaaagtgtaaaacatgacgttaaaatcctaataaacaaacaaactatgggacagaaaaggaccttccctaaactgttgctgcaaagttggaagcatatcatttcctttataaaaTTGATGTAGTCAGTCATATGTGCGACCCAGGCTCCATTTTATATGATAAACATTTAAGATTCTAGCACTAATACTAAGTACTAAGTATTTAACCTACACACTTTCATTTGCATGAGCTCACAGATTCATTTGATTGGCTGGCAATCAATGACTGATAAGTCAGGAACGTTTTTTTTTGCCAAAAATGTACAGCCAGGGTGCTCTTGGgccgcagtggtaaattacactagcccactttCATTGGGATCAAGGGTTTGAAACAGACATGTTTtcaggggtgtgttactgcattgcacccagtgactCTAGGGAAACTGGGCCCACTTTGACCATGATCAGAATAAAGGATTTgtgaaacataaaaatgaaataaaaacaatgtacagcCTATCAGA
The sequence above is drawn from the Trichomycterus rosablanca isolate fTriRos1 chromosome 9, fTriRos1.hap1, whole genome shotgun sequence genome and encodes:
- the LOC134320465 gene encoding gamma-aminobutyric acid receptor subunit rho-1-like isoform X2, with translation MRACLLVLLCVWLLSARGSSAGLRGHRLQTYNQIRSRREATRPEGRVLKSGSPILKRSLDITKGSLAKSENLLRIDDHDFTMRPGFGGPAIPVGVDVQVESLDTISEVDMDFTMTLYLRHYWKDERLSFPSNTNHSMTFDSRLVKKIWVPDMFFVHSKRSFIHDTTTDNVMLRVYPDGKVLYSVRVTVTAMCNMDLSRFPLDTQTCSLEIESYAYTDDDLMLYWKKGNDSLKTDERISLSQFLIQEFHTTTRLAFYSSTGWYNRLYINFTLRRHIFFFLLQTYFPATLMVMLSWVSFWIDRRAVPARVPLGITTVLTMSTIITGVNASMPRVSYIKAVDIYLWVSFVFVFLSVIEYAAVNYLSTLQERKERKFRERLPCTCGMSHASPMMMSSSYSEVDTLTTGHYGVAETGE